Below is a genomic region from Kribbella qitaiheensis.
CTCTCTGGTCGAGGCCTGCACGGATGCCGGGATAGTCGCGCAGGCCTACAGCCCGCTGGGAACCGGAGAACACCTCGACGACCCGGTGGTCGAGCAGATCGCAACTGCCACCGACCGCACGCCCGCCCAGATCCTGATCAGATGGGCGGTCCAGAAGGGGTTGTCGGTAATCCCGAAGTCCACTCACCGAGGCCGCATCGAAGAGAATTTCGATGTCCTCGGATTCGAACTCGACGAAGCATCGGTCGAAGCGCTGGACGCTCTCGACACGACCGGTGAGACCTCCGACGCGAAGGCGCCGAGCCAGAAGTGGTGGTCCTGACCAGGAACCAGCCCGGACGTGGGTCTACCAAGCCCTCGACCCCGCGTAGCGAATTTGTCGTCGGCCGGACCGTGCAATGCCACGGTCCGGCCGAGCGATTGTTGAGCGAGTGCTCGAATCAGGAGGCCCAGGGCGAGCTGACGAGCCAGCTCACGTCGTCGGCGTAGGCGTTGCTGTTGTCAAAGGTGTTGGTACCGCCGTTGGCGGCGATGTAGACGCTGTTGTTGTAGTGGCGCACGAATCGGTCGGAGAAGTTGAGCGATCTGAGCGAGACGCCTTGCGCGTTGTGGCCGGCCTCCGGGCAGAACGTCGCGTCCTGAGCGAACAGAGAACTCCCGTCGTTGGCCTGTAGGTGGAGCTGGTAGTTCTGGTGCCGCAGGTACTGCCCGGACGTGTTCCTGGACTCGAAAGACACGCAAGAACTGTTACCCAGCCCGGCCCGCACGGTCCAGGACGCGTTGCCCTTTTCAGTGGCGGAACTACCGCTGCCGACGACCGCAGTGTCCACCGTGGACCCACTGTGGTGGATGTAGCGATCGGTGCAGCAAGCAGTGGTGGCGCGCAGGGAGACGGCCGTGCCGGGCGTCAGGCCGGTCCCGCCGGAGCCGGTGGCGTAGCCGGCCGCGGTAATGTTGGCCTGTACTGCGTTCTCGGTCGCGTCCGACGGGTAGCCCGACGTCATCACGCCTTCGTAGAAGGTGCCGCGGGCACCGACACTGTTGTCGCCACCGATGCCCAGGATGATGGCTCCCTCCTTCTTCATCGGGTTGTAGCCCGGGGCATTGGGGCGAACTCCGTTGTAGAAGGTCGACACGCCACCGGACTGCGCGTTGCCGCCACGAATCGCCCAACGGTTCTGGCCGCCCTTGACGATGGCGGTCAGGAAGCGGTGGCTGATGCTCGGGTCGTTGCCGTTGTAGCCCGTGTTCACCCCGGAGAAGAGGCCGTTCTCGAGGTCGGCCATGATCCACGGACCGTTTCCGGCTCCGGAGCCCCAGGACTTGCTGTTGCCGAAGTAGATGGCCTCCATCGTGCCGTTGCCGTTGTCGCGGCTGTTGGTCTCGGCATTGCCGTAGTCGAAGCAGCAACCGCCGTTGTAGTGGGTGCCGTCGAAGACGGCGTACATGCCCTCCGACTGGTCACCGGTCGCGACGCCGTTGGTGTTGTTGTTGCGATAGCCGGTGCCGGGAGCCACGTAGACGCCGTACGCCTTGTGGCCGCCGACTGTGATCGGCGCCGCGGTGGCGTTGGCGAGGTTGTCGTACCCGCCCGCGGCCGGCCCGCTGAAGCCGCCCGGAGGCGCCTGCGTGAGTCGGTTGTTCCGGCCGGACTGGTCGTAGATGACCGTGATCAGACAGGTGGTTCCGGCGCAGAACGAATCCTGCGTCGTGGCGTTCGCGACCCCGCCGGCGTTCAGCGGGGCGATGTCCCGGGTGGCATTGTCCGATGCCCGCCTGACCTGGTAGAGCGGGCCGTTGTAGGAGCCGTACAACGCCCTGGTTGTGCTGTGCGCGGCCACGCACGGCGTGCTTCCGGCCGCGTAGATGTCACACGGTCCCTGGGTAGCGGCCTGCGACGTGCCGCCGCCGACCACCAGGCTCGCGGCGATGACGGCGGCGGCGATGACGGCCGCAAAGGCCGCCCGCGGGTGCGAAAACCTCGACTGTGGTGCCATTGATGATCCTTCCGTTGCGTCCGGATGCCACAGCCGAGCTCTCGGCCGGGCATGACGCACCGGCACGCGACGCGTAACCGGGGCGGGATAGCGGAGCGATTGTTAGCGCTAACATAGCGCTCGGCTCAACGGAGCGCAATGGTCCGCTTCCACCTGATCAGCCGCCCGGTGTTCCAACCATTGGTGTCGCGGCAGTTCTCGAAGCGCTGACCCAGCGATCGAGGCCTCGACGATCGCCTAGCAATGCCCATGGCTCAGCGTTCCCCGGCCGCGAGCCCTGGTTAGTGAGGTAGACGCGTGTGGCTAAGGCGTGCATCCACGCTCCGACGACACCTCTGGGCAAGGCAGCGGAGGCGCCGTAGCTGGGGGGGGTGGGGAGCATGCGACGGAGGAGCATGCGCGGGCGGCTCACCCGTAGTGCCAGCAAAAGGTGGGCCCAGGCGCTCCCGGTGGGAGAGCCTGGGCCCTGGCCGGCCGCCATGCGCCTGCGGGCGGCAGGCCGGTCCTTGGTAGGACTAGTAAAACCTACTGGCCGGTCACATGGCCAGTTGAGTGCGCGTTGGGGCCCGGCGGGCTGGTGGTCCGCCGGGCTCTCGACGAGCGGTGAGGTCAGACCTCGAGGTCTACGGTACGGGCTGTGTCGGTCTGGACTGCGGTGGAGATTTCGTCGAGGACTGCGGTGGGGATGGAGGAGTCGACGCTGAGGGCTACGAGGGCCTTGCCGCCCTTGCGGTCGCGGCTGACCTGCATGCCGGCGATGTTGATGTCGGACTTGCCGAGGATGCCGCCGACCTGGCCGACGATGCCCGGGCGGTCCTCGTAGCTGAGGAACGCGAGGTGGGCAGCCAGCTCAACCTCCAGGTCGAAGCCGTCGATCTCGACGAGGCGCTCGGACTGCTTCACGCCGACGAGCGTGCCGGAAACCGAGACCTGGCCGCCGTCGGCGAGGGTGCCGCGGAGGGTGATCAGGTTGCGGTGTTCCGGGGACTCGTGGTCCGTGAGCAGCCGTACTTCGAGGCCGCGCTCGGCCGCGAGCAGCGGTGCGTTCACGTACGAGACGTTGTCCTCGACGACATCCGCGAAGACGCCCTTCAGCGCCGCGAGCTCGAGCACCTTCACGTCGAACTCGGTGATCTCGCCACGGACCTCGACATCGAGCTGCTGCGCGACGCCGCCGGCCAGCGCGGTAAAGATCCGGCCGAGCTTCTCGGTCAGCGCGATGCCAGGCCGAACCTCCTCGGCGATGACGCCGCCCTGGACGTTGACCGCGTCCGGCACGAGTTCACCGGACAGGGCGAGCCGGACAGACTTCGCGACGGCGATACCGGCCTTCTCCTGCGCTTCCTCGGTGGAGGCGCCCAGGTGCGGAGTCGCGACGACGTTCTCGAACTCGAACAGCGGGGAGTCGGTGCACGGCTCCTTGGCGAAGACATCCAGCCCGGCGGCCGCGACCCGGCCCTCCTTGAGAGCGGAGTACAGGGCGGCCTCGTCGACGATGCCACCACGGGCCGCGTTGACGATGATGACCTCGGGCTTGACCTTGTGCAGCTGCTCGTCGCCGATCAGGCCGATGGTCTCCGGGGTCTTCGGCAGGT
It encodes:
- a CDS encoding alpha-L-arabinofuranosidase B — its product is MAPQSRFSHPRAAFAAVIAAAVIAASLVVGGGTSQAATQGPCDIYAAGSTPCVAAHSTTRALYGSYNGPLYQVRRASDNATRDIAPLNAGGVANATTQDSFCAGTTCLITVIYDQSGRNNRLTQAPPGGFSGPAAGGYDNLANATAAPITVGGHKAYGVYVAPGTGYRNNNTNGVATGDQSEGMYAVFDGTHYNGGCCFDYGNAETNSRDNGNGTMEAIYFGNSKSWGSGAGNGPWIMADLENGLFSGVNTGYNGNDPSISHRFLTAIVKGGQNRWAIRGGNAQSGGVSTFYNGVRPNAPGYNPMKKEGAIILGIGGDNSVGARGTFYEGVMTSGYPSDATENAVQANITAAGYATGSGGTGLTPGTAVSLRATTACCTDRYIHHSGSTVDTAVVGSGSSATEKGNASWTVRAGLGNSSCVSFESRNTSGQYLRHQNYQLHLQANDGSSLFAQDATFCPEAGHNAQGVSLRSLNFSDRFVRHYNNSVYIAANGGTNTFDNSNAYADDVSWLVSSPWAS
- a CDS encoding NAD(P)-dependent oxidoreductase, which codes for MGVRLASLDELLAASDFISVHLPKTPETIGLIGDEQLHKVKPEVIIVNAARGGIVDEAALYSALKEGRVAAAGLDVFAKEPCTDSPLFEFENVVATPHLGASTEEAQEKAGIAVAKSVRLALSGELVPDAVNVQGGVIAEEVRPGIALTEKLGRIFTALAGGVAQQLDVEVRGEITEFDVKVLELAALKGVFADVVEDNVSYVNAPLLAAERGLEVRLLTDHESPEHRNLITLRGTLADGGQVSVSGTLVGVKQSERLVEIDGFDLEVELAAHLAFLSYEDRPGIVGQVGGILGKSDINIAGMQVSRDRKGGKALVALSVDSSIPTAVLDEISTAVQTDTARTVDLEV